A single genomic interval of Rhodopseudomonas palustris harbors:
- a CDS encoding Crp/Fnr family transcriptional regulator has protein sequence MANDLQASSPAVRNRILAQLAPDDFEALKPLLRPVEFRGRAVLQEANRRVECVHFIEDGLVSHLSGTRTDFVETAMVGYFGYVGVPLVLGADVASQRSVVCMPGTALRVEAEDLARVMADRPQIREEMLRYVPALIAQNTQSVLCAAKHEINQRLARWLLLANDRIQSDVLYITHELLASSMGVRRASITNALLQLEAEGVVEKRRGAVRIVDRQALESRTCDCYHIVREAYDRTRTVECCGHDGADHSHGLVAGTA, from the coding sequence TTGGCGAACGATCTTCAAGCAAGCTCTCCTGCGGTACGAAATCGAATTCTGGCGCAGCTCGCACCGGATGATTTCGAGGCGCTTAAACCGTTGCTTCGGCCCGTCGAGTTTCGTGGCCGCGCTGTGCTGCAGGAAGCCAACCGGCGCGTCGAATGCGTGCACTTCATCGAGGACGGCCTGGTGTCGCACCTCTCTGGAACCCGCACCGACTTTGTTGAAACAGCCATGGTCGGCTATTTCGGCTACGTCGGGGTTCCGCTGGTGCTGGGAGCCGATGTCGCGTCGCAGCGCTCTGTCGTTTGCATGCCGGGAACTGCGCTGAGGGTTGAGGCCGAAGATCTGGCGCGGGTGATGGCCGACCGGCCGCAGATCCGTGAAGAGATGCTTCGCTACGTGCCGGCTTTAATCGCCCAGAATACGCAGAGCGTGCTCTGCGCCGCCAAGCACGAGATCAATCAGCGTCTCGCACGCTGGCTGCTGCTGGCGAACGACCGGATTCAAAGCGACGTGCTGTACATCACGCACGAACTGCTTGCCTCCAGCATGGGCGTTCGCCGTGCGAGCATCACGAACGCGCTGCTGCAGCTCGAGGCCGAAGGTGTGGTGGAGAAGCGCCGTGGTGCGGTGCGGATCGTGGATCGCCAGGCGCTCGAAAGCCGCACCTGCGATTGCTACCACATTGTGCGCGAAGCCTATGATCGAACCCGCACCGTCGAGTGTTGCGGCCATGATGGGGCTGACCACAGCCACGGCTTGGTCGCCGGGACTGCTTAA
- a CDS encoding TerC family protein, whose protein sequence is MDWVLHVFDPATFWSVVAQFKSGVQQPEFWISVSKIIWINVLLSGDNALVIALACRGLKPNHRLWGMVLGAGAAVLLRIVFTGIVATLMEWPYLKLVGGLALLVIAAKLVVPETEDEDSVQAASHLLHAVQIVVVADIIMSLDNVIAVAAAADGSVPLLILGLAISVPLIVAGAALILMVLEKLPILVWAGAALLGWIAGQVIATDPVALPLVHKLDAPIGGQLDALFAMVGMYTHLANNGSVGEHLFAVVGAIVVLIAGSIWRSRQSAEQAA, encoded by the coding sequence GTGGACTGGGTGCTGCACGTCTTTGACCCCGCGACCTTCTGGTCGGTCGTCGCCCAATTCAAGAGCGGCGTTCAGCAGCCCGAATTCTGGATTTCCGTCAGCAAGATCATCTGGATCAACGTGCTGTTGTCTGGCGACAACGCCCTGGTGATCGCGCTCGCCTGCCGCGGCCTGAAGCCGAACCACAGATTGTGGGGCATGGTGCTCGGCGCGGGCGCTGCCGTCCTGCTCCGCATCGTCTTCACCGGCATCGTCGCCACGCTGATGGAGTGGCCCTATCTGAAGCTGGTCGGCGGACTGGCGCTGCTGGTGATCGCCGCCAAGCTGGTGGTCCCCGAGACTGAAGACGAAGACAGCGTCCAGGCGGCCTCGCATCTGTTGCACGCCGTTCAGATTGTGGTCGTCGCCGACATCATCATGAGTCTCGACAACGTCATCGCGGTTGCCGCCGCCGCCGACGGAAGCGTGCCGCTGCTGATCCTCGGGCTGGCAATCAGCGTGCCGCTGATCGTCGCGGGCGCGGCGCTGATCCTGATGGTGCTGGAGAAACTGCCGATCCTGGTGTGGGCCGGCGCGGCGCTGCTCGGCTGGATCGCCGGACAAGTGATCGCGACAGACCCGGTTGCGTTGCCGCTGGTACACAAGCTCGACGCGCCGATCGGTGGTCAGCTCGATGCGCTGTTCGCAATGGTGGGGATGTACACGCACCTCGCCAACAACGGCAGCGTCGGCGAACATCTGTTCGCCGTGGTCGGCGCTATCGTGGTGCTGATCGCAGGTTCGATCTGGCGGAGCCGGCAATCGGCCGAGCAGGCTGCATAA
- the ndk gene encoding nucleoside-diphosphate kinase: protein MAIERTFSILKPDATERNITGAINALIEKAGLRIVAQKRIRMTRDQAETFYAVHKERPFFGELVDFMISGPVVVQVLEGEGAIAKYRDVMGATDPSKAADGTIRKLHAKSIGENSVHGSDAAETAKIEIAQFFSGNEIVG, encoded by the coding sequence ATGGCGATCGAACGGACTTTCTCGATTCTCAAGCCCGATGCGACCGAGCGCAACATCACTGGCGCGATCAACGCGCTGATCGAAAAGGCCGGTCTGCGGATCGTCGCCCAGAAGCGCATCCGCATGACCCGCGACCAGGCCGAGACCTTCTACGCCGTGCACAAGGAACGCCCGTTCTTCGGCGAACTGGTCGACTTCATGATCTCCGGCCCGGTGGTGGTTCAGGTGCTCGAAGGCGAGGGCGCGATCGCGAAGTACCGCGACGTGATGGGCGCGACCGATCCGTCGAAGGCGGCTGACGGCACCATCCGCAAGCTGCACGCCAAGTCGATCGGCGAGAACTCGGTGCACGGTTCGGACGCGGCGGAAACCGCCAAGATCGAGATCGCCCAGTTCTTCTCCGGCAACGAAATCGTCGGATAA
- a CDS encoding ABC-F family ATP-binding cassette domain-containing protein produces MLTLTDISIRLAGRLLIDQSSVQIAPGARVGFIGRNGAGKSTLFRAIRGELATETGRITLPPRWRIGSLAQEAPNGPETLLEVVLAADVERAALLLEAETAHDPHRIADIQTRLVDIDAHSAPARASAILSGLGFSAADQARSCSEFSGGWRMRVALAATLFAAPDLLLLDEPTNYLDLEGTMWLEDHLANYPRTVIVISHDRDLLDTSVNEILHLDRGRLVHFRGSYSAYADFRANKLALDAKNAKRDEARRKHLQDFVDRFKAKATKARQAQSRVKMLEKMKPIAPLVADDTPEINFPAPEKTLSPPIIAVDNVAVGYDPKHPVLRHVTLRIDPDDRIALLGANGNGKSTLVKLLANRLAPFSGSVTRADKLSIAYFAQHQLDELNEDGSTYDHVRKLMPDAPESRIRARAGAMGFSGKAADTLVKSLSGGEKARLLLGLATFYGPNMIILDEPTNHLDIDSRAALAEAINDFPGAVIMVSHDRYLIDACADRLWVVADHKVKQFDGDLDDYRRAVLSSRGARSGSSEAKDRKADDSATKAPASRTKKTVSLKQQIADAEAEIDRITAIIEKIDAALAIPDLFTRDPKQAAQLSTARANAQAALQAAEEKWLEASAAQDAAQG; encoded by the coding sequence ATGCTCACGCTTACCGACATTTCGATCCGGCTCGCCGGACGGCTGCTGATCGACCAAAGTTCGGTCCAGATCGCCCCCGGCGCACGCGTCGGCTTCATCGGCCGCAACGGCGCCGGTAAATCCACCCTGTTTCGCGCGATCCGCGGCGAGCTTGCAACCGAGACCGGCCGCATCACCCTGCCGCCGCGGTGGCGGATCGGCAGCCTCGCTCAGGAGGCCCCGAACGGCCCCGAGACGCTGCTGGAAGTGGTGCTGGCCGCCGACGTCGAGCGGGCCGCGCTGCTGCTCGAGGCCGAAACCGCGCATGACCCGCACCGCATTGCCGACATTCAGACCCGGCTTGTGGACATCGACGCGCACTCGGCGCCGGCGCGGGCCAGCGCCATTCTCAGCGGCCTCGGCTTCTCCGCCGCCGACCAGGCCCGCTCCTGCTCGGAATTCTCCGGCGGCTGGCGGATGCGCGTGGCGCTCGCCGCGACGCTGTTCGCTGCCCCCGACCTGCTGCTGCTCGACGAACCGACCAACTATCTCGACCTCGAAGGCACGATGTGGCTCGAGGACCATCTCGCCAACTATCCGCGCACGGTGATCGTGATCAGCCACGATCGCGACCTGCTCGATACGTCGGTCAACGAGATCCTGCATCTCGACCGCGGCCGGCTGGTACACTTTCGCGGCAGTTACTCGGCCTACGCGGACTTCCGCGCCAACAAGCTGGCGCTCGACGCCAAGAATGCCAAGCGTGACGAAGCGCGGCGCAAGCATCTGCAGGACTTCGTCGACCGCTTCAAGGCCAAGGCGACCAAGGCGCGGCAGGCGCAATCGCGCGTCAAGATGCTGGAGAAGATGAAGCCGATCGCCCCGCTGGTGGCGGACGACACACCGGAGATCAATTTCCCGGCGCCCGAGAAAACGCTGTCGCCGCCGATCATCGCGGTCGACAACGTCGCGGTCGGCTACGATCCGAAGCACCCGGTTCTGCGGCACGTCACGCTGCGGATCGATCCGGACGACCGCATCGCGCTGCTCGGTGCCAACGGCAACGGCAAGTCGACGCTGGTGAAGCTGCTGGCAAACCGATTGGCGCCGTTCTCGGGATCGGTGACGCGGGCCGACAAGCTATCGATCGCGTACTTCGCGCAGCATCAACTCGACGAGCTGAACGAGGACGGCTCGACCTATGACCACGTCCGCAAGCTGATGCCGGATGCGCCGGAGAGCAGGATCCGGGCGCGCGCCGGCGCCATGGGCTTCTCCGGCAAGGCGGCCGACACCCTGGTCAAGAGCCTGTCGGGCGGCGAGAAGGCCCGCCTGCTGCTCGGGCTCGCGACCTTCTACGGCCCGAACATGATCATCCTCGACGAGCCGACCAACCACCTCGACATCGACAGCCGTGCGGCGCTGGCGGAGGCGATCAACGACTTCCCCGGCGCTGTGATCATGGTGTCGCACGACCGCTATCTGATCGACGCCTGCGCCGATCGACTGTGGGTGGTGGCCGATCACAAGGTGAAACAGTTCGACGGCGACCTCGACGATTATCGCCGAGCCGTGCTGTCATCGCGCGGCGCGCGGAGTGGGTCGTCAGAAGCCAAGGATCGCAAGGCCGATGATAGCGCCACCAAGGCGCCGGCATCGCGGACGAAGAAAACGGTTTCGCTGAAGCAGCAGATCGCCGATGCCGAAGCCGAGATCGACCGCATCACCGCGATCATCGAGAAGATCGATGCGGCGCTGGCAATCCCGGACCTTTTCACCCGCGATCCGAAACAGGCCGCTCAGCTCAGCACC